The following coding sequences are from one Triticum dicoccoides isolate Atlit2015 ecotype Zavitan chromosome 4A, WEW_v2.0, whole genome shotgun sequence window:
- the LOC119285646 gene encoding uncharacterized protein LOC119285646: MGRKIGTLQLEDIGDHHLSVEVSQASDDDSPVSPCIRSVHQAEIPNLATDDERRHLMASSLHSCKLHVYDYPSVSVPVVWGSHPPSQVNKEEIRSEGNWAYLDPHAVLPVDQIDSANNQVCDETPVQCFTQESRDLFTDKTMVDQRETKKIASLHGLSASIWTGLEEECFLLGLHIFGKNLSLVSKFIGSKTVGEVLSYYYGRFYNGTAYKRWSHLRRTRTTRCILGRSIFTGRRQQELISRLKLKISKEVHASLVEVLRSLGSDLTSLEECVFTLKSTIGAENFVEVVGIGKGKHDLTGFVQDTSKTNKGLSVSANTPKGINCSMLAREEIVNTLTGDSRRSKAKLNDLFWEAVWPRLLARGWHSEQPKDVRTTKNCLVYLVPAIKKFSRRKLTKGTHYFDSITDVLKEVAADPTLLQLETDGIDNGAPVDINGRATGQDGPLDSDLELPMFTIIDTSLVQGEAPFKVRALRSLPADANISFGCTDHSDNMSSDGSSQEQHSDGNLSDDQECHGQVTAPVNDIEMGSVYSTTKESLVDMLEAMRTAPQSVFPVNGHSSDDQHSGISSGNGDKADLTCCSVLGRKTGRLVYLSPKRRRFARYSNDQTSQHSFYLPDGADFEKKKLKPLSTTSKPTVIDLGGSFQTRTLADCSMITEVAKPTTNGRSLEKRNVVNTNEDKSSEGKFDAVARTSMGGTLPDNHDCLQKNEDLTVVNTNEDKSPSISNNEIVPDVLEAAGKHDLTVETSSRRQGTRNRPPTVRALEAVALGLLGGTKRKGDARSLMARRPQRARKNEH; encoded by the exons ATGGGACGCAAG ATAGGGACACTTCAGTTAGAAGACATTGGTGATCACCATTTATCTGTAGAAGTTTCTCAAGCTTCGGATGATGACTCACCAGTATCCCCATGCATAAGAAGTGTGCACCAGGCAGAAATCCCCAATCTAGCCACAGACGATGAACGACGTCATCTCATGGCCAGCTCACTCCACAGTTGCAAGTTACATGTGTATGATTATCCTAGTGTTTCTGTACCAGTTGTATGGGGAAGCCATCCACCAAGTCAAGTTAACAAGGAAGAGATTAGAAGTGAAGGTAACTGGGCATATCTGGATCCTCATGCTGTGCTACCAGTAGATCAAATTGACTCTGCAAATAATCAAGTTTGTGATGAAACACCGGTTCAGTGTTTCACCCAAGAAAGCCGTGACCTCTTCACTGACAAGACAATGGTGGATCaaagagaaacaaaaaaaattGCTTCACTGCATGGCTTATCTGCCTCCATTTGGACTGGTCTAGAAGAAGAATGCTTTCTTCTTGGGCTGCACATTTTTGGTAAAAATCTCAGCCTGGTGAGCAAGTTTATAGGGAGCAAGACTGTTGGGGAGGTGCTCTCCTACTACTATGGGAGGTTCTATAATGGAACTGCATATAAAAGATGGTCGCACCTTAGAAGGACAAGAACTACTAGATGCATTCTCGGGAGAAGCATTTTTACTGGTCGGCGACAACAGGAGCTTATATCTCGTTTGAAATTGAAAATATCCAAGGAGGTTCATGCTTCGTTAGTTGAG GTTTTAAGGTCTTTGGGCTCTGACCTAACATCTTTAGAGGAATGTGTCTTCACTCTGAAATCCACCATTGGAGCAGAAAATTTTGTTGAGGTCGTTGGGATTGGTAAAGGGAAGCATGATTTGACTGGATTTGTTCAGGACACATCCAAAACAAACAAAGGTCTATCTGTTTCTGCCAACACACCTAAAGGCATAAATTGTTCCATGCTTGCTAGAGAAGAGATAGTCAACACCTTAACAGGTGATTCCAGGAGAAGTAAGGCGAAATTAAATGATCTGTTTTGGGAAGCTGTTTGGCCCCGTTTGCTTGCAAGAGGGTGGCACTCAGAGCAGCCAAAAGACGTCCGCACAACCAAGAATTGCCTTGTATATTTGGTGCCTGCTATCAAAAAATTCTCAAGAAGGAAGCTCACTAAAGGCACTCACTATTTCGATTCTATCACTGACGTCCTTAAAGAAGTGGCAGCAGACCCCACTCTTCTTCAGCTAGAGACAGATGGAATAGATAATGGTGCACCTGTTGATATAAATGGCCGGGCAACAGGCCAAGATGGTCCTTTGGATAGTGATCTGGAGCTTCCAATGTTCACTATAATTGATACTAGCTTGGTCCAAGGGGAAGCACCCTTCAAAGTGAGGGCTCTGAGAAGCTTACCTGCTGATGCAAATATTAGCTTTGGATGTACAGATCATTCAGATAATATGTCAAGTGACGGTTCCTCTCAGGAGCAACATAGTGATGGTAACTTGTCAGATGACCAGGAATGTCATGGACAAGTGACAGCTCCTGTTAATGACATTGAAATGGGATCAGTTTACAGTACAACCAAAGAATCGCTGGTGGATATGTTGGAAGCCATGAGGACTGCACCACAATCTGTCTTTCCAGTTAATGGCCATTCTTCCGATGATCAGCACTCAGGCATTTCTAGTGGTAATGGTGACAAAGCAGACTTGACATGCTGCTCTGTCCTTGGAAGGAAAACTGGGAGACTAGTGTATTTATCTCCAAAGCGCAGAAGATTTGCTAGGTACAGTAATGACCAGACCAGCCAACACAGCTTTTATTTACCAGATGGTGCTGATTTCGAGAAAAAGAAACTGAAGCCTTTATCCACTACATCAAAGCCAACTGTTATTGATCTTGGTGGTAGTTTCCAAACCAGAACACTGGCAGACTGTTCCATGATAACAGAGGTAGCGAAGCCTACTACCAACGGCAGATCGCTTGAGAAGCGGAATGTGGTGAATACAAATGAGGACAAGTCATCAGAAGGAAAGTTTGATGCAGTAGCCAGGACTAGCATGGGAGGGACTTTGCCAGACAATCATGATTGTTTGCAGAAAAATGAAGATCTAACTGTGGTGAATACAAATGAGGACAAGTCACCTTCCATTTCGAATAACGAGATAGTTCCTGATGTTTTGGAGGCGGCCGGAAAACATGATCTAACTGTTGAGACGAGCTCTCGGAGGCAGGGAACCAGAAATCGGCCTCCCACTGTAAGAGCTCTGGAAGCAGTTGCTCTTGGTCTCCTCGGAGGCACAAAGCGCAAGGGGGACGCAAGAAGCTTGATGGCAAGAAGGCCTCAGCGGGCTCGCAAGAACGAACACTGA